From a single Porites lutea chromosome 10, jaPorLute2.1, whole genome shotgun sequence genomic region:
- the LOC140950041 gene encoding uncharacterized protein: MAQRGPPRSLTRKETIADLAKDLELLRVDSKDYGETMDSMAKARDLRIKELEKRNGTLLKGYDMIVKDLKQTRKRRRVLKDYYSKIKEVLSDKREISLEEEADFVNRAKKCNKDLKKKKFIVLVAGETSSGKSSLINLLLNEQVLPTGLLENTFTICEISYGDKQEAVIHFARQETPSLILGNIKSDTLKKYIEKPTNDRDWCKKIEIKTPNSLLKGGVVIVDSPGIGDSEQVCNIALEFLPQAFAFIYVINSPNAGGVQEDRLMRIVMEWKKLYGEDRCKGLTSESALFVCNKWDDVERQTKTNPSDKEKIKNEIICKLKKKIPHLKEKSQVIEMSVFTAAQVQQKFGVMSDDFSSLINGLRRLLPLCLEKKTEHFYRMNSGCLKSLSDQVKGQVNNAKRIREDRLKDQKDVEVKLEKLKDGASIKEIDEALSGHVKNISAQVKSYLQQDEVRSAFCSWEEKDLPQINDSQRGNVERLKNIYNQCLEQRFEKLLQTLEKRKQLFSKAHADLEQRFHQEFFEIEKDVREIDQVLVGESPDEVLLKFEDRSPFDSRVKKFLFLTSVVFMPVLFPIGLAAGVLSAPVIGYLAVDKILNEWQLRNDPCQVLKELSTHFLQKNIDQVISHRVSQEFTEESGRISSIKRCYQWLLEKYEKKCQDLTKNEDEETRKGTVERLSPLYAKLEEISQNLTFDAIQHGIRVMSPSCEIDKTTLYYETSTRIGGGSYGEVYKGKISLPGCEKEVAVKKLKVLPKASNVAPFLGEADILMKLKHDHIVEFCGVVMDVQDNQLRFLALVFELCKTSLKNHIFKNEGNKPWVTETAAINTCRWGVEILDALEFIHGKKIVHRDLKLENVLITREKQIKVADLGLATFKNQITGTYCGSPWYMAPEITREKKIYDFKVDMYSFGLMMWEMWFGERVRSEPISCSQEEVTRHINERKQRREERGGTRHPPPTEWIELMVCLWNAEPCARKTATESKELMKEVKHSVKEEER; encoded by the exons ATGGCGCAGCGAGGTCCACCAAGGAGTCTTACTCGCAAAGAGACTATTGCAGACCTTGCAAAGGATTTAGAGCTTCTCCGAGTGGACAGTAAAGATTATGGGGAGACAATGGACAGCATGGCAAAAGCTCGAGACTTGAGGATCAAAGAATTGGAAAAGAGGAATGGAACTTTACTGAAG GGTTACGACATGATCGTGAAAGACCTTAAGCAAACTCGTAAGCGAAGGCGTGTTTTAAAGGACTATTATTCGAAAATAAAGGAAGTTCTTTCCGATAAGCGAGAAATCTCTCTGGAAGAAGAGGCGGACTTTGTGAACAGAGCTAAAAAATGTAACAAGGATctcaaaaagaagaaattcaTCGTTCTCGTAGCTG GGGAGACCAGCTCAGGGAAAAGCAGCCTGATAAACCTGTTACTAAATGAACAAGTTCTTCCAACTGGCCTACTAGAGAACACCTTTACTATCTGTGAAATATCTTATGGAGACAAGCAAGAAGCCGTCATACATTTTGCTAGACAGGAAACGCCCTCCCTTATACTAGGGAATATCAAGTCTGATACTTTAAAAAAGTACATCGAAAAACCAACCAATGATAGAGACTGgtgtaaaaaaattgaaatcaagACACCTAATTCACTGTTGAAG GGAGGTGTGGTCATTGTAGACAGTCCTGGCATTGGCGATTCGGAGCAAGTCTGTAACATTGCGTTGGAGTTTTTGCCACAAGCCTTTGCCTTTATCTACGTAATCAACAGTCCGAATGCCGGAGGAGTTCAAGAGGACAGG cttaTGCGTATTGTGATGGAATGGAAAAAACTCTACGGGGAAGACAGATGTAAGGGCCTCACTTCCGAGTCTGCTTTATTCGTGTGCAACAAGTGGGACGACGTCGAAAGGCAAACAAAGACCAATCCGTCAGacaaagagaaaattaaaaatgaaatcatCTGCAAACTTAAGAAGAAAATCCCTCACCTAAAAGAGAAATCCCAGGTAATTGAAATGTCGGTGTTCACTGCAGCCCAAGTCCAGCAGAAGTTTGGTGTGATGAGTGATGATTTCAGCAGCCTCATAAATGGACTACGACGCCTTCTTCCACTTTGTCTCGAGAAGAAAACCGAACACTTCTACAG AATGAATAGTGGCTGTCTCAAGTCCTTATCGGATCAGGTGAAAGGTCAAGTTAACAATGCAAAACGGATCCGAGAAGATCGACTCAAAGATCAAAAGGACGTTGAAGTAAAGCTGGAAAAACTCAAAGACGGAGCCTCCATAAAGGAGATTGACGAAGCACTCTCCGGGCACGTGAAGAATATTTCCGCGCAAGTCAAGTCCTATTTACAACAGGATGAAGTAAGAAGCGCGTTTTGCTCGTGGGAAGAAAAGGATCTGCCGCAAATAAACGACAGTCAACGAGGGAATGTAGAAAGactgaaaaatatttacaacCAATGCCTTGAGCAACGGTTCGAAAAACTTCTACAGACCCTTGAAAAGAGGAAACAACTATTTTCCAAAGCTCACGCTGACCTTGAGCAGAGATTTCATCAAGAGTTCTTTGAAATTGAGAAAGACGTACGAGAGATCGATCAGGTCCTTGTTGGCGAATCCCCGGACGAAGTATTATTGAAATTTGAAGACCGTTCTCCCTTCGACTCAAGGGTTAAGAAATTCCTTTTCCTGACAAGCGTCGTTTTCATGCCAGTTCTGTTCCCAATTGGTTTAGCTGCAGGTGTTTTATCTGCACCGGTAATTGGATATTTGGCCGTCGACAAAATCCTGAACGAATGGCAGCTGAGAAACGATCCCTGCCAAGTCCTAAAAGAACTATCCACGCATTTCCTGCAGAAAAACATTGATCAAGTAATTTCCCATCGAGTTTCGCAAGAATTTACAGAAGAGAGCGGACGCATATCTAGCATCAAGAGATGCTATCAGTGGCTGCTTGAGAAATATGAGAAGAAATGCCAGGATCTCACTAAAAACGAAGATGAAGAAACACGAAAAGGAACTGTCGAGAGACTTAGTCCTTTGTACGCAAAGCTTGAGGAAATAAGTCAAAACCTAACCTTTGATGCTATTCAGCATGGTATACGCGTGATGTCCCCTTCCTGCGAAATCGACAAAACGACTCTTTATTACGAGACAAGTACAAGGATCGGAGGAGGCTCTTATGGTGAAGTTTACAAGGGAAAGATCAGCCTTCCAGGGTGTGAAAAAGAGGTAGCTGTCAAGAAGCTAAAAGTACTTCCGAAGGCGTCAAACGTTGCCCCCTTCCTTGGAGAAGCAGATATACTGAT GAAACTAAAACACGACCACATAGTGGAGTTCTGTGGAGTAGTTATGGATGTCCAGGACAACCAGCTGAGATTCTTGGCCCTCGTCTTTGAGTTGTGCAAGACAAGTCTCAAGAATCACATCTTCAAAAACGAGGGAAATAAACCGTGGGTGACAGAGACGGCAGCCATTAACACATGTCGATGGGGCGTTGAAATTTTAGATGCCCTGGAATTCATTCACGGCAAGAAAATCGTTCATCGGGATCTCAAGCTTGAAAATGTTTTA ATTACCAGAGAGAAGCAAATCAAAGTGGCAGACTTGGGGCTGGCCACCTTTAAAAACCAGATAACGGGAACATATTGTGGGTCACCATGGTACATGGCTCCAGAGATAACCCGCGAAAAGAAAATCTACGATTTCAAAGTGGACATGTACAGCTTCGGATTGATGATGTGGGAAATGTGGTTCGGTGAAAGAGTTCGTTCTGAACCGATCTCCTGCAGTCAAGAGGAGGTTACCCGACATATAAACGAGAGGAAACAACGCAGAGAAGAACGCGGAGGCACTCGCCACCCTCCTCCTACAGAATGGATCGAATTGATGGTGTGCCTTTGGAATGCCGAGCCATGCGCTCGGAAAACGGCCACGGAAAGTAAAGAATTGATGAAGGAAGTTAAACACTCCGTGAAGGAGGAAGAGCGATAA